A single Pan paniscus chromosome 21, NHGRI_mPanPan1-v2.0_pri, whole genome shotgun sequence DNA region contains:
- the SNRPB2 gene encoding U2 small nuclear ribonucleoprotein B'', which produces MDIRPNHTIYINNMNDKIKKEELKRSLYALFSQFGHVVDIVALKTMKMRGQAFVIFKELGSSTNALRQLQGFPFYGKPMRIQYAKTDSDIISKMRGTFADKEKKKEKKKAKTVEQTATTTNKKPGQGTPNSANTQGNSTPNPQVPDYPPNYILFLNNLPEETNEMMLSMLFNQFPGFKEVRLVPGRHDIAFVEFENDGQAGAARDALQGFKITPSHAMKITYAKK; this is translated from the exons AATTGAAGAGATCCCTATATGCCCTGTTTTCTCAGTTCGGTCATGTGGTGGACATTGTGGCTTTAAAGACCATGAAGATGAGGGGGCAGGCCTTTGTCATATTTAAGGAACTGGGCTCATCCACGAATGCTTTGAGACAGCTACAAGGATTTCCATTTTATGGTAAACCAATG cGAATACAGTATGCAAAAACAGATTCggatataatatcaaaaatgcgTGGAACTTTTgctgacaaagaaaagaaaaaagaaaagaaaaaagccaaaactGTGGAACAGACTGCAACAACCACAAACAAAAAGCCTGGCCAG GGAACTCCAAATTCAGCTAATACTCAAGGAAATTCAACACCAAATcctcag gtCCCTGATTACCCTCCAAACTATATTTTATTCCTTAATAACTTACCAGAAGAGACTAATGAGATGATGTTATCCATGCTGTTTAATCA gtTCCCTGGCTTCAAGGAAGTACGTCTGGTACCAGGGAGGCATGACATTGCTTTTGTTGAATTTGAAAATGATGGGCAGGCTGGAGCTGCCAGGGATGCTTTACAGGGGTTTAAGATCACACCGTCCCATGCTATGAAGATCACCTATGCCAAGAAATAA
- the OTOR gene encoding otoraplin codes for MARILLLFLPGLVAVCAVHGIFMDRLASKKLCADDECVYTISLASAQEDYNAPDCRFINVKKGQQIYVYSKLVKENGAGEFWAGSVYGDGQDEMGVVGYFPRNLVKEQRVYQEATKEVPTTDIDFFCE; via the exons atgGCAAGAATATTGTTACTTTTCCTCCCGGGTCTTGTGGCTGTATGTGCTGTGCATGGAATATTTATGGACCGTCTAGCTTCCAAGAAGCTCTGTGCAGATGATGAGTGTGTCT atacTATTTCTCTGGCTAGTGCTCAAGAAGATTATAATGCCCCGGACTGTAGATTCATTAACGTTAAAAAAGGGCAGCAGATCTATGTGTACTCAAAGCTGGTAAAAGAAAATGGAGCTGGAGAATTTTGGGCTGGCAGT GTTTATGGTGATGGCCAGGACGAGATGGGAGTCGTGGGTTATTTCCCCAGGAACTTGGTCAAGGAACAGCGTGTGTACCAGGAAGCTACCAAGGAAGTTCCCACCACG gatatTGACTTCTTCTGCGAGTAA